The following are encoded in a window of Spea bombifrons isolate aSpeBom1 chromosome 2, aSpeBom1.2.pri, whole genome shotgun sequence genomic DNA:
- the CFAP91 gene encoding cilia- and flagella-associated protein 91, whose translation MSQTVTHNVAPSGPYRANRPFDFLYDPLYTVSSERDHVQANIRARVSYDRMQKVSEFPTLFSELVHWPRITLRLQLQDPVPQFIDRRWRGPEGQRSNALKQLAGSQTSGPHPVPRHGDVSGRDRYKFFERPLVPFTQQMAPNVLLAVPRAEPSPRSPRAPTPLVRTVGIQTDYRDSEAQTDPYSPEYVLRPGSVPELLTLANLTWGRGLPAGVAEVEMIERAREKRAWEAALPPLSDVSQLEKRRKMMEEQERKEWAFRESEIEKLQHARLEVLKALLQKRAKAQGEMEEQRLDSRWARLQKEKEDKVKQIRKEHIRAIRKLTKSAENVEGRRERRDVIHDYSDHASQSHAPLSRVGYFPDRSSENYVVKSSFLNSYQGLLDLEASLPDFVTQPRIRVPKPRTATKDGFLKRAAARDRELEQVHKALLAKKHAAEEPKKPLRFLQKIEKPAPRPATPKSEPPPEGDEERELAVIFLQKLIRGRAVQNMMFEGKEKRVELIRELRMTHALQEDRQLQKHEEERLVRSLQREREMNEHERAAEDEPLSALEGEVLSDAFDFLSKELVRLQEERRIHAFAMLAERRRRVREAEESGRRQAEERRRREEDEIFRKVVNIHQSTVDSYLEDIILRAADRTAEEQTREEIQRKAEEINDIAYEMESRRTRMQSEEIVAELVYSFLIPEVQKTHARERVRKSQRRHIEAAHRVIHQDTETLLSPTAGPGGPSGTENDLGGPSDSARTQEEEAE comes from the exons ACCCTCTGTACACCGTGTCTAGTGAGAGAGATCATGTACAGGCAAACATCAGAGCACGCGTGTCGTATGACCGCATG CAAAAGGTGTCCGAGTTCCCGACTTTGTTCAGCGAGCTGGTCCACTGGCCACGAATCACCCTGCGCCTGCAGCTCCAGGACCCCGTGCCGCAGTTTATTGACCGCCGATGGAGGGGGCCAGAAGGTCAGAGGTCAAATGCTCTGAAGCAGCTGGCTGG ATCTCAGACTTCGGGTCCCCATCCAGTCCCCCGACACGGAGATGTTTCTGGGAGAGACCGGTACAAGTTTTTTGAGAG GCCGCTCGTACCGTTCACCCAGCAGATGGCACCAAACGTGCTGCTAGCCGTCCCACG AGCCGAGCCGAGCCCCCGCAGCCCGCGAGCGCCCACTCCTCTGGTCCGTACAGTGGGGATTCAGACTGATTACCGGGACAGCGAGGCTCAGACGGACCCCTACAGCCCCGAGTATGTGCTGCGTCCCGGCTCTGTGCCTGAACTACTCACCCTCGCCAATCTCACCTGGG GCCGCGGCCTCCCAGCCGGGGTGGCAGAAGTGGAGATGATAGAGAGAGCTCGGGAGAAAAGGGCCTGGGAAGCCGCGCTGCCCCCCCTGAGCGACGTCTCCCAGCtggagaagaggaggaagatgatGGAGGAGCAGGAGAGGAAGGAGTGGGCTTTCCGGGAAAGCGAGATCGAGAA GCTGCAGCATGCGCGGCTGGAGGTGCTGAAGGCTCTGCTGCAGAAACGTGCGAAGGCGCAGGGGGAGATGGAGGAACAGAGGCTGGACTCTCGCTGGGCCCGACTACAGAAGGAGAAAGAGGACAAAGTCAAGCAAATCCGGAAAGAGCACATTCGGG CGATCCGGAAGCTGACAAAAAGCGCGGAGAACGTGGAGGGCCGGCGGGAGAGACGCGACGTGATCCACGATTACTCCGATCACGCCTCTCAGAGCCACGCGCCGCTCTCCAGAGTCGGCTACTTCCCCGACCGAAGCTCTGAAAACTACGTGGTGAAAAGCTCTTTCCTGAACTCGTACCAGG GGTTACTGGATCTAGAGGCAAGCCTTCCAGACTTTGTGACCCAGCCGCGTATTCGGGTTCCCAAACCCAGAACTGCCACCAAGGACGGCTTCCTGAAGCGAGCAGCTGCGCGCGACCGGGAGCTGGAGCAAGTCCACAAG GCTCTCCTGGCGAAGAAACACGCGGCGGAGGAGCCCAAGAAGCCGCTTCGCTTCCTGCAGAAGATAGAGAAGCCGGCGCCTCGGCCCGCCACGCCTAAATCGGAGCCGCCACCGGAG GGCGACGAGGAGAGAGAACTCGCTGTCATCTTCTTGCAGAAATTAATTCGGGGGCGAGCCGTACAGAACATG ATGTTTGAAGGAAAGGAGAAGCGCGTGGAGCTGATCCGGGAGCTGCGCATGACGCATGCCCTGCAGGAGGACCGGCAGCTCCAGAAGCACGAAGAGGAGCGGCTCGTCCGGAGCCTTCAGCGGGAGCGAGAGATGAATGAACACGAG AGAGCCGCAGAAGACGAGCCGCTCTCCGCGCTGGAGGGCGAGGTTCTCTCCGACGCGTTCGACTTCCTCTCCAAAGAGCTGGTGAGGCTGCAGGAGGAGCGGCGCATTCATGCCTTCGCCATGCTGGCCGAGCGACGCAGGCGCGTCCGGGAGGCAGAAGAGAGCGGAAGGAGGCAGGCGGAGGAGAGACGCCGGAGAGAGGAGGACGAGATCTTCAGAAAG GTGGTTAATATCCATCAAAGCACCGTGGACTCGTATCTGGAGGACATCATTCTCCGGGCCGCCGACCGCACGGCCGAGGAGCAGACCCGCGAGGAGATCCAGCGCAAGGCAGAGGAGATCAATGACATCGCGTACGAGATGGAGAGCAG ACGCACTCGCATGCAGTCGGAAGAAATCGTGGCCGAGCTGGTTTACAGTTTCCTGATCCCTGAGGTCCAGAAGACGCATGCGCGGGAGAGAG TGAGGAAGTCGCAGCGGAGACACATTGAAGCTGCGCATCGTGTTATTCACCAGGACACGGAGACCCTTCTGAGTCCGACGGCAGGGCCCGGGGGGCCGTCTGGCACCGAGAATGACCTGGGTGGCCCGTCTGACAGCGCGAGGACACaagaggaggaggcagagtga